The following are encoded together in the Brassica napus cultivar Da-Ae chromosome A9, Da-Ae, whole genome shotgun sequence genome:
- the LOC106414085 gene encoding uncharacterized protein LOC106414085: MQGFISSSRAPTYLPHLKAGATYTLQNFLAATSKEIYRVADQNLTISFSNGSVLAPLDDIPVSVSFPTDRFRFHTHEDFQAHRGLRGDLYDVVGHLRLVNGQSLIDRPVLDEAEVISTRRILVHLQSKDEPVMKLYLWDQAAKDFYKKFTSSEDTPTVLLVTTVNPKVIAGNLALSSMASSRVFIDKDIQPTIDYFSWLGSNPEIAKRVNADEVTRSETMTIGQIYAYIKQENAKEASFDCIATIDDVKRDSAWYYIGCSGCQTKATRGPSSLMCAKCGKTNVSGVAKYLAKISVYDKNDQAVFVLLGDAGSELTGKNAAELVNNYFEANQDLGAGHQMPVPQALLDTIGQTHKFRVKVSKLNLTGKIQAITVTKIVSSEVLPPVPTPTEIPHDVEDEVALPSAIVIDGSGFKADDADGSTSSMDESRKAKRPKHGK, translated from the exons CTGATCAgaatttaacaatttcattcTCGAACGGCTCTGTTCTTGCTCCTCTCGACGACATCCCCGTCTCCGTCTCTTTTCCAACCGACAGGTTCAGGTTCCACACACATGAGGATTTCCAAGCTCACCGTGGTCTCAGGGGCGATCTCTACG atGTCGTTGGCCACTTGAGGCTGGTGAATGGTCAGTCTCTCATTGACCGCCCCGTCCTTGACGAAGCCGAAGTAATCAGCACGCGTCGTATTTTGGTTCATTTGCAATCAAAAGA TGAACCTGTTATGAAGCTCTACCTTTGGGACCAGGCTGCAAAGGACTTTTACAAGAAATTCACATCCAGTGAGGACACTCCCACCGTTCTTTTGGTCACGACCGTTAACCCAAAAGTTATAGCAG GTAATTTAGCTCTCAGTTCGATGGCCTCCTCCCGTGTCTTTATAGACAAAGATATTCAGCCCACGATTGATTACTTCAGCTG GTTGGGTTCTAACCCAGAGATTGCAAAGCGGGTAAATGCAGATGAGGTTACTAGGTCTGAGACAATGACAATTGGGCAGATCTATGCTTACATCAAGCAGGAAAATGCCAAG GAAGCTTCTTTCGACTGCATAGCCACAATTGATGATGTTAAGCGTGACAGTGCATGGTACTATATTGGCTGCAGCGGTTGTCAAACAAAGGCCACCAGAGGTCCTTCTTCGTTAATGTGCGCCAAGTGCGGCAAAACTAATGTGTCTGGTGTAGCAAA GTATCTCGCAAAGATCTCTGTCTATGACAAAAATGACCAGGCTGTTTTTGTCCTTCTTGGTGATGCAGGAAGTGAGTTGACAGGAAAGAATGCGGCAGAATTGGTTAACAACTACTTTGAG GCTAATCAAGACCTTGGTGCTGGCCATCAGATGCCTGTCCCCCAAGCATTACTCGACACCATTGGCCAAACACATAAGTTCAGGGTCAAGGTGTCTAAGCTCAACTTGACAGGCAAGATTCAGGCCATAACCGTTACGAAGATTGTCTCATCAGAGGTTCTGCCACCTGTGCCAACTCCAACTGAAATCCCACATGATGTGGAAGATGAAGTTGCCTTGCCTTCTGCAATTGTCATTGATGGCTCTGGATTCAAAGCTGATGATGCGGACGGAAGTACCAGCAGCATGGATGAATCACGCAAGGCTAAGCGTCCCAAACATGGCAAATAG
- the LOC106389955 gene encoding cytochrome b6-f complex iron-sulfur subunit, chloroplastic: protein MASSPISPATQLGSSRSATMLAMMSRGMFVKPARTSHQMVRKEKIGLRIACQATSIPADNVPDMEKRKLLNLLLVGALSLPTGFMLVPYATFFAPPGSGGGGGGTPAKDALGNDVIAAEWLKTHGAGDRTLTQGLKGDPTYLVVENDKTLATYGINAVCTHLGCVVPWNKAENKFLCPCHGSQYNAQGRVVRGPAPLSLALAHADIDDGGKVVFVPWVETDFRTGDAPWWS from the exons ATGGCGTCCTCTCCCATTTCCCCTGCTACTCAG CTTGGTTCCAGCAGAAGTGCTACTATGTTGGCGATGATGTCGCGTGGGATGTTTGTGAAGCCAGCGAGGACGAGTCACCAGATGgtgaggaaggagaagattgGTCTGAGAATCGCTTGTCAGGCGACGAGTATACCAGCAGACAATGTTCCAGACATGGAGAAGAGGAAGCTTTTGAATCTTCTTCTTGTCGGAGCTCTTTCTCTCCCTACTGGCTTTATGCTTGTGCCTTACGCTACCTTCTTTGCTCCTCCTGG ATCaggaggtggaggtggtggtACTCCAGCCAAGGATGCACTTGGAAACGATGTCATTGCAGCGGAATGGCTTAAGACTCACGGTGCTGGTGATCGAACCTTGACCCAAGGATTGAAG ggAGATCCAACTTACCTAGTTGTGGAGAACGACAAGACACTAGCGACATACGGTATAAACGCAGTGTGCACTCATCTTGGATGTGTTGTGCCATGGAACAAAGCTGAGAACAAGTTCCTATGTCCTTGCCATGGATCCCAGTACAATGCTCAAGGCAGAGTCGTTAGAGGTCCAGCTCCATTG TCGCTTGCCTTGGCTCATGCGGATATTGATGATGGTGGAAAGGTTGTGTTTGTTCCATGGGTTGAAACTGACTTCAGGACTGGTGATGCCCCTTGGTGGTCTTAA
- the LOC106389953 gene encoding calmodulin-like protein 6, with amino-acid sequence MDSTELKRVFQMFDKDGDGRITQKELNESFKNLGIIIPDNELSQMIEKIDVNGDGCVDVEEFGELYKSIMLQGEDEIGDEDMKEAFNVFDQNGDGFITVDELKTVLSSLGLKQGKTLEECRKMIIQVDVDGDGRVNYKEFRQMMKKGQILAQ; translated from the coding sequence ATGGACTCCACCGAGCTAAAACGTGTGTTCCAAATGTTCGACAAGGACGGAGACGGTCGGATCACACAGAAGGAGCTAAACGAGTCATTCAAAAACCTCGGGATCATAATCCCCGACAACGAGCTGTCGCAGATGATCGAGAAAATCGATGTGAACGGAGACGGCTGTGTTGACGTTGAAGAGTTTGGAGAGCTTTACAAGTCTATAATGCTCCAAGGCGAGGATGAGATAGGAGATGAAGATATGAAGGAAGCGTTCAACGTTTTCGATCAGAACGGTGATGGGTTTATTACGGTGGATGAGTTGAAAACGGTCTTGTCTTCCTTGGGACTCAAGCAAGGTAAGACCTTGGAGGAGTGTAGGAAGATGATAATACAAGTGGATGTTGATGGTGATGGTAGGGTTAATTACAAGGAGTTTAGGCAAATGATGAAGAAGGGTCAGATTTTAGCTCAATGA